In Camelus bactrianus isolate YW-2024 breed Bactrian camel chromosome 5, ASM4877302v1, whole genome shotgun sequence, the DNA window AGAGCATAAATGCAAGACATTCTAAAGCACAACTGAGTTTTCAGCACAATTAATTTTACCCTGACCCACATCACTTGGGAAAGATTAGCACATGAGTGGGAGAATGAGGGTGAGTATAATTCTCGGGTTGCCTAAGGGAAGGGCGAAACGTGGGGAGAGCCAGTGCCGCCTGACTACTTCCTGGTTCTCCTCTCACTGAAATAAGAATGACAAAGGAGACTGGTAAGGCTCTCACCATGGACAAACATTAATATTCATTTCCTGGAAGCCATTTAAAGTCACTTTGTGAAAAATGGCCTGCGATTCCACTTCGTTATGGTCAGACCAGAGTTCTTATCCCCAGAAACCAGGCTGTATGTTAAGCCCCTTCCAGGTCGGCATCACAGAAAACTCAGTAAGGAAAGCTGCCAGTACTATATCCTGGTTTATGAGACATGCATTTCAATTACCACTGTTGTTTCACCTCTTTTGGAGATTAGGGTTCTCTTTAATTCGAGAGACAGATTCTCTGAGGTCTTGACAACAAGATAGATCACTTAGTGCAAAAATCAAATTTAACAGGAAAATCTAGTTATATccaataatttatatattaagtaTCATTGAAGCTTTGTTCAGGTTGACTTTTAATAGAGACTCAAGACTGAAAGGAGAACAGGTAATGGATGAATTCCTTTATCACaatgattctcaaccctgactatGCATTGAAATCACttggaaagtattttttaaatgtcaatgcCTGGATCCCATtaccagaaatttaatttacttggGGTAGGACAAAGGCatggcatttttaaaagcacCCCAAAAGATTTTAATGATCAAAACATTTCCTCTAGGAGAAGCAACAGAGCCTGGGGAGGTGCCCGTAGACACTGGCTCCCCATAATAAAGTGGTGGTAAATGACGCGGCAGGACTCCCTGCCCTGAAGGGAAGTTCAAAGTGATATTTGTAGACTGTGAAGAAGGTGGCTAGGTGGCTACGATTAGCAAAGACAACAATCTAGATGGTAAAATAACAAAGACATACCTACCTCCACCCTCCGCCACCTGGTTGGACTTAATTGCTTTCACAGGAATCTTCACAGACAAAATTTAGCTCTCTAAAATCCAGCATCTCATTTCTGACTTggattctttgttctttttgagCCACCCCTCTGTTTATTCCCAATCTACCTGTTTGCTTGAGAACTTCCCCCATACTTCTACTGAACACTCTGTTTTCAGCAAACCATTTTCCTGATTGGTCAAAAGCCCTTTGAAATCTATCTTTCTGTCACATGAGCAACTCCTCAATGAAGTCAATAAAAATATGCCTCACTCCTAACACAGTTCTACTATCCAGTGACCTCTATCTCTGCTTTCTGGTCTCGCAGTCAAAAAGCAAAACGTTTCCTTCCAGATTTCATCAATTTTGGTGTGTTTCCTTCCCTGTTTTATATAGATCATATCATTCTCTTTGCTAATaaagaaatatcaaaatatttttatttaaaagtctgCAATCAGAAAATAATCTGTCATATCACATACATTTTTCATGCACAGATATTTACTCATCCATTTTCCTGAAAGAGCCAATAAAATAGCCAAAGAACCACagtctattttaaattaaaatgcatgGCTTTAAGGGCTGTTTGACATGCAGTAATTATTTGTGTAATCTTCTAGCCAGGCGTAGAAATTGCTAATGTTTCTGCCCTTGAGGGAAATGAACTGTGCAAAAAATTTCAAGCAAACATAATCCAACTGTTCACACAAAAGAGAGGTTGCATAAGAAATTCATTGTGTCTCTACCCAAAATTCCCCTCGACTTGCCACAGATCAGCatgtacttcacctctctggcaccaattaaaatcataaatggatgAGTTTTCAGCAGAGGAGAGCTGACATGCTCTCTCCACAGTTGGTCAGCATCACATGTCGCAGTAATGGCTGGACATGCCAAGAGGATTCTGTATAAAAACGGAGCAAGTCAGAGCACTTCAGCTCCAACTGCTCTATGTTTAGAACTGCTTCTCTTTCAAGATGGATTTCCTTCATAGGAACGGCGTGCTCCTTATTCAGCATTTGCAGAAGGACTACCGAGCTTACTacagttttctaaattttatgtCCAATGTTGGAGATCCCCggaatatattttctatttattttccacTTTGGTTTCAACTTAATCAGACAGTTGGAACCAAGATGATATGGGTAGCAGTCATTGGGGACTGGttcaatcttatttttaaatggtaagctttctgttttatttcatttttcttaaagctTATTCTTAAATTTGTAGCTTTGGCTTAATGATCACATTTCAGGTAAGCGTAGTTTTACTTGGAAAATCTTTCAAATATATCAGTTAACTTGAAACACCTATTCATAAATAGAACTTACAGAAAAGCATGGGAATGTATACTTTATCTGACTTACAAGTAAATTTCAAAAGCCTGTGACACCTATTATGTGATTAACCAAAAAGTGAGTTAAATGAACAGCACCATAATGAATAGACTGATAATTCCAGGGACCACTTTGATATTTCCAGTCTAAGTATCCAAAGaacccagaggattttcccctGCAAGGAAAATAGTCCCCGCTTTTATTGGAAACTAGGATGCCCAAATCCCAAATGACTGTGTCTTCCTTTATAACAAGAGACAGACCAGAACTCAAGTCCTTTCAAGGTCTCTAAATCATGAGTTTCCCCATCAACGCTCTGCTTGAGTCATTTTTATAGGAGAAAATAGCGAGTCTTCAATTATGTAATAGTtgtgtatttaaatatatgtacatttttgtatttctttaaatacagGATATTATTTGGTCATCGGCCTTACTGGTGGGTCCAAGAAACTCAGATTTACCCAAATCACTCAAATCCATGCCTTGAACAATTCCCCACTACTTGTGAAACAGGTCCAGGTAAGCAACTATAGGAGCCTCGGGTTACTAAACATATTCTAACAGAGAACCGTTGTGTATAATAACTGTATGATATTATAGAGGATATTCAggaaaatgtcctgggtgagGATGCTAAAAGTTCATAAACAGAAAAATTGCTAGTGGATAAgaaaatttcatttgtttctttgttaaagGGTAAGTTAACAGAATACTCCCCAAAAGATTTTATATTTGGCATTTTGGGGAAGACTGTCATGGTTtgatattaaataaacaaacaaaaaaaagtagcTAGAACAAATTCTCAAAGAACTATTTAAAATCCTAGAAATGTTGTTTTATCTGCTGCTGAGCAACTTTCAAAGTTATTATAGATCTGAGAATCACAAATCACATGAATGAGGCAAGAATAGACAGTTTCTGAAAGAAAGTTAAGGGCTTCTTGGTATTACTATTGCCTGTAGAAATTAtctctaattttaaaattgtttctttaaaatttcttttttctcttttttctctataTAAGTAGACTTCTTGGACcactttcctttttattataagTAAGATTCTGTATGTGTGTAAAATCTTTACTATGGAAATGGAGTTTAAGATtataaaaaaggttttaaaagtatATGTATAAAGGTAACTtacatgttgttttaatttgtaagaCTGTTACTCTGTGCCTCACCACAATTTGTTACATAGCCTAAAATTCTTGGCATTTAACATCCTGAGACTAACCCTGAGTACAGTGAATGTGTGTAAGTTCCTAATAAGTTTTCTGAATATCTTACTTTTGCTTCCATAAAAGTATACATCCGTTGCAGTACCTATCCTGAGtactataattaattttttatatattttaaaaattgaagtatagtcaatttacaatgttgtgtgaatttctggtgtacagcacaatgcttcagccacataggaacatacatatatttgttttaatattctttttcaccatatgttactacaagatattgaatatagttccctgtgctatacaatataaacctCCTGTTTATCTAAATTAATTCTTTAATATCTGACTCCTCCAATAGACTGTATATTCCATCAGGTTAGGGATGGTGTGTATTTCATCTTTGTGAAACCAGagtgggatggatggatggatggatggatagataaccTTTGAGATAATTGAAATGCTACTTTGGTTTATTCTAGCACTTCCCAGCATGTTCTGTCTTATGAGacattttctgagagaaaaaaaaattacattctacaTTCACTCCTTGAAGATTTACAACTCCATAAGCCTATAAAAGGCTCTGAAAATTCTTCTATAAGAAGTAGATTTGAAAGAAATAGAGCTGTAAGAAATAGATTTGTCTTTGTTTACCTTAGTGTTTTTCAAAAAGAGACTGCTGTTTAACCTGAATGAATCTCTACTTGgtaaaaattcagaaagaaaagcaagtaaagtgactaaaagaaaaaaaaaaatcaagccgcATAGGAAAGACATCCTGGGAGTAGAAAGGCTACCTGTCTGCAGACGTCAGCCAGAACTGAGGCCCCTTTACAGCTTCCCCCATTCGTTCAATGACAAAGACGCCTATTGCAGCAGCCAGCCGCAAGGCAGACGTGGAGGTAGCTGCTAGTGCATAGCAGCCAATGGGTAAATCAGACATAGCGATGATATCCTTTACATGTGAGACTTTTCAGCCCAAGGAATATAAGCATACAATTGCTTCAAATTTctcatcaattaaaaacaattGTATATGAAGACTGAGTAGGGATATGGCAGATTTTGAAGCAACAGCCTGAGTTCTTCATTAGCCTAGAACAATTTGATTTCCAGAATTCAATGAATTTGAATAACCTGGggggaaatttttgttttcccgTGTTCTGGCGCTTGAGGATTGAACTGGTGGACTGCAAGCTGCCGGTACTGAAGATACAATGCCGAGGGGTCCAGAGCCCTCCTGGGgataattttttgaaatagtgtTTTGAGGCTCAATTTGTCTCAATTTTCCTTATTTCTATCTATTTCTAAACATTACATATAGCCTGTGCCCTGTGGGTTTTTCTGAGTTATTTGTAATTTCATGACTAACATGCTGTTCTAGTGCCCATTTCTGACATGGACACTCTATCAACCACCTTTCAAATGGATTGCCACTTTGTTGTTGCAGGAAGTCCATCTGGCCATGCAATGGGCTCATCCTGTGTCTGGTATGTCATGGTGACAGCTGCCCTGGGCCACATGGTCAATCAGATGGATAAGTTATCTACCACTCTGCACAGGTCAGTTTTGCTCCAACTTCTATAGCACTGGGATATGACAGTTTAAAAcacaggaaatttttaaaaaattcactcgaaagagaatatgtgtgtgtgtgtgtgtgtgtataaaatgtatatatgtataatgtatatatgtatacgtgtatatataaaCTGATTCGTTAAGCTGAACACCAGTAACTAacacgttgtaaatcaactatacatcaattaaaaattttcattttaatatatttttagttgTTGAAATGTGTTTATTTGATTCTATCACAcccaaaatagcaaaataaatagaaaattaatattttgcttTAAGATAATATTCTAATTAGTTCACAGCTATTGCCACATTATAGAGTTGGAAATGTTTAATTGATTAATGACTTGCTAAATGTGCCTTTCGGTTTCCATAATATAATAATCAGTTTGGGAGCACATAAATAAGTCATCTAAAGTTATAGAAAGAAGTATTTTTGCACGCATGTTCCCTTGCTTTAAGATtaactaacattgtaaatggactatacgtcaataaaaaagatTAACTAGAAattgaacttaaaattttttaaatttaactgctTTAAAACTAGAATGATGAGAAGTATTATTCCCCTTGAATACATCAGTTACTTGAGTATAACTATGCTTCCTTCTTTGAACAGCCAATGATTTTGATATCAATAACATATATTCTAGCTTTCAAGACTGTGCAaccttttcaattaaaaacattctaGAGGCAAACTTAAATTTGAATGTTAATAGATTTAACGTTAGTAGATTAATAATGTTCAGAAAGTCCTAGAACTTAAAGATTATTCAAAATTTCTGTAGGAATTGggctgtttccttcctttctttcctgaaaTACTTTATCATTAAAACAATTCTAACTTTAATCATAAATTATTAGGTTCCTTGAGATGTCAGTTAATTGCATAAAAAATACTACAACACATACCATTATACAAAAGTTCTTAAAAAATTTCTAAGATTCATTGCCTATTCCACTTTTCAGAGTAATATTGGGTAATATAAGCAAATGATCAAAGAAATTTGGACATCTTTAAAGTTCATTCTAATGAGACTGTGACCTGTATGCCTTAATGTCTTCATTATCCAACCCAAAGCAACAATGGTAGAAAGTTGTGTAATTTAAAGAAATTAGTATTTTCTATCCATAGATAATTTTTCAAAGTAGGAGTTTAGATAAGCCTTACCTTTCCTTGTAGTTCATTTTCTCCTCCATTTCCCAAACGTGGAAAAATATTTGcttcttctaaaaaaaattatcttaacaATTTGATTCATGTAACTGCAAtatttcattcatccatcaaaatGTATTGAGTGCCTACACCTTATCTTACTGTTACCAAATCCTGCTTCCATATGGATAACCCCTGCTTACCACCTCTTTGAAGCAAAGAAAGtacttcctcttcctctcatttCTCTCTATTCTTTAATCTTTCAATAACCACAATTTGGTCCAATTATCAGAAACAAATCATTCAGAACCCTCAAGAATTTCTAGAATGTATTactgctatttcttttttaattaaaataattggcATCGCTTGgattttaatattcttataaGTTTTCTATGCATTGCTGCTTCTGACCCAAAGCATATTAGGTCAATTTTCTGTCCCTTATTTTCTAACATGTCAAAAAATAAGGAGCCAGGACTCTTGAGAGTCTCTGAAATTAAACCCTGCCCTTGATGGAATGCTTGTCTGCTTTTCATCAGAGTGGCAGCTGCCTCTCCAGTGGGTTTTCTTCAAGCAACAAAAGTttgagagaggaaagaggaagcacatatgagaggaaataaaaatatacagaattCATTCTTGATCATTGTGGATATTAGTAATTTCCCTAAACTTGAATTTTCCCTACTACATTAAAATCATTATCAGGATGTCAATTGGACTTCTTTTTATAGCATTTACTAAAATCTCAGGGTATAGCACTGGTCAAGTTTAATGCATTGATAACTAGAAACCTATGTTAAAGTTTTTCAAATCCTATGGAGTacacagaaacattaaaaaaaacaaacttctagaATCATGATGTTATGTCACAGCTAGAAGATTCCTCTGAGAAATCACCTGGTGTCACATCCATGCCAACCACCCCTCCATTTTAATGAGTGATacaatttctttgctttttacaCTTGTATCTATTCTTCCATCGTAGACTGACCTGGTCATTTCTTTGGAGTCTTTTTTGGTTGATTCAAATCAGCGTCTGCATCTCCAGAGTATTCATAGCAACACATTTTCCTCATCAAGTTATTCTTGGAGTAATTGGTGGTAAATATGATCACTTACCTTTAGTTGTGTCATTGGAAAACTTTAgtatcatttgttttatgttgTCAGATTGTCCCTGCCAATCAGTTCCCCAATCTCAGGTAATTCTACCAAGCCATTGATTCTTAATGCTACCATAGAAGCTTAAGTGGTTCCACTCACCTCTCAAATTCTCCACGTACACAATGGGGCACTCTCACTCAACAGTATAAATGTGTAACGTTACTCTTAGTGAGATGGGTCTCCCTGAAGTGGCTAGAGCTGAGCCCAACTCTCAAACCACCACTTAGGACAGCGTGCCTGTGTCTTGGTTTGGGGGACTTAATAATGGCTTTCCAACCTGCATACCATAGTAGCACTCTCTCTGAAACACCTGAAGTGATTGTTACCTGACTATGGACTTCATTCAACAGCTGCTTTGTATTTCCAAAGCAGCATTCACTGTGATTGAGTTTCAGCTGTTTAGCCCCGTGTACCTTTCAAAGGCGCTATAAGTAAATTGGCTATGACAATTGAAATGTTAATTGCAAGCACTTAGATCAGGGTTCTGCCTATAAAGTGAGTTCTCACTCAGTGCCCTGGACTCCTGAAAGATCCCCTTGTGCTAATATGGATGGTGAAAACACCATGGGGcaagtgtgtgtttttaattattGCCCACAAAAAAAGGCTTTGGAAAATGGCTAGAACCTAGGTTTCTAAAGCCCTTTATCATTGAAAACTATGGCTAGATTCTTTAGTGCAGGGAAAAATGACTCCCGCAGGGCTCAAGGGCACACAGTCATCTTCAGTGTCTCTAATTCCCAGGCATGCTTGTGGCAGAGGCCTCTGAACACACTCCAAGCATCCAATCAGCCAGCCTGAGCACATACCTGAAGACcaacctcttcctcttcctgtttGCACTTGGCCTTTACCTGCTTCTTGGACTGCTTGACATTGACTTGCTGTGGTCTGTGCCCATTGCCAAGAAGTGGTGTGCCAACCCCGACTGGATCCACATTGACACCACACCCTTTGCCGGACTCGTGAGAAACCTCGGGGTCCTCTTTGGCTTGGGCTTTGCAATTCACTCGGAGATGTTCCTGAGGAGCTGCGGAGGGGAAACCGGCTACGGGCTGAGCTTCCGGCTGCTCTGCGCGGGGGCCTCGTTGACCACGCTGCAGCTCTACCATTTCATCAAGATCCCAACCCACACAGAGTATTTATTTTATGTGCTGTCTTTTTGTAAAAGTGCATCCATCCCACTGACTGTGGTTGCCTTGATTCCCTACTGTATGCATATTTTAATGAAACCAAGAGAAAAGAAGATTAATTAGACTTGTGCAGAGGGTTAGTGCCTTGTGGTCCCAGGAtgaccctcctcctccatcctctggTACAACCACAGAGCAGGGAGAGACTGGAGGCTTCCATTTGGAGGTCACAAAATGGAGGCCACAGCCCCAACCCACCCACATGTTTCGTTTGGCCTTCCCTGtgggtccccctcccccttttaaaattagtttccaacttaaatgtttttaaataaaccaaGATATTTGACCAAAAAAATCcgaatttctgtattttcttgaaAAATCTGATTATATGGTAACACGAGGACTGCATTCCCACCTGAAGACAATCCACCGTTGCTGACTGTCCCCAATAGAAGACATGCACTCTCCATGCTGTCACGATTTTCAGAACCCCACAGGACCCCCAGTGTCAGGTAACTTTACCATCTTAAATTCAGGCTGCTTCTGGCTCCTGTGAGCATTTCAATGGAAGTCAAATCTGAGCCCCTCTGTGTTgagataaggaaatggaggttTATTCAGGTGAAAGAATTCCCTGTTGTCACCACCATCAGAATAGGAATTAGAACTCAAGTCTCCTGACATGGATTTCCATTACACCATGTTTTGTTTCTTCGTGAGGTAAACATATATAAGAATGAATGCTTTTACATAGATTCTATGATGTTTGCTATGTGAATCAGCTGTTTTCCCCCAAAATGACATTAACATACCACATCCTGTTTGACTTACACCATGCATCCAGGGTCGTGATGGGGCCGGCAACAGCTCCAGTTATGAGTACATATCCACAGGCCAGGAAACTGGTCAGTTACTGTCTGAACTTGAATCTCTGCTTAATTCTTGGTCTCTGTTTTACGGTAGTGCTTtccaatattttaataaatgctgCTGAAAATGCTCTGCTCAGAACATTATTTACCCCCAAAGGCTTATCTCTTCACTATGACATCTCTATCCTTTATTTCTAAGAGCCAATCTTTCAAAACCAGGGGAATGAAGTACCTTCCTCAAGGTCAAACTCCAACCCAGGAAAACTGTGAAATGCTTCTATCTGTTAGCTGGGTTAATCTGTATATAC includes these proteins:
- the G6PC2 gene encoding glucose-6-phosphatase 2, producing MDFLHRNGVLLIQHLQKDYRAYYSFLNFMSNVGDPRNIFSIYFPLWFQLNQTVGTKMIWVAVIGDWFNLIFKWILFGHRPYWWVQETQIYPNHSNPCLEQFPTTCETGPGSPSGHAMGSSCVWYVMVTAALGHMVNQMDKLSTTLHRLTWSFLWSLFWLIQISVCISRVFIATHFPHQVILGVIGGMLVAEASEHTPSIQSASLSTYLKTNLFLFLFALGLYLLLGLLDIDLLWSVPIAKKWCANPDWIHIDTTPFAGLVRNLGVLFGLGFAIHSEMFLRSCGGETGYGLSFRLLCAGASLTTLQLYHFIKIPTHTEYLFYVLSFCKSASIPLTVVALIPYCMHILMKPREKKIN